A section of the Acidobacterium capsulatum ATCC 51196 genome encodes:
- the moaA gene encoding GTP 3',8-cyclase MoaA, translating to MLPTAPISANTATRLRDTHGRAITDLRVSITDRCNYKCVYCRTGTEGAQFAELPIADYLRLIRIFVSLGIEKVRLTGGEPLLRHGLLDLLRELKPLRTLDGAPLDLALTTNGHLLASMAEPLREAGLQRVTVSMDAVDPDTFHRITRVPGSFEQVLAGIRAAKAAGLEPVKVNCVLLRGFNDDQVVPFAKFSREEGVIVRFIEFMPLEEDRLWTPGVVVSLREIVDRLQTFRPVQRLVPNAASETAVRYTFDDGLGEIGIIAPVSQAFCGHCSRVRLTSDGKIRTCLFSQSDHDVYGVMERGGSDEDIAEFIQRTILHKEARHHIGEPGFLKPSRSMVHIGG from the coding sequence ATGCTTCCTACTGCCCCCATTTCGGCGAACACGGCCACCCGGCTCCGGGACACACACGGCCGCGCCATCACCGATCTGCGCGTCTCCATCACCGACCGCTGCAACTATAAGTGCGTCTATTGCCGCACCGGCACCGAGGGCGCGCAGTTTGCCGAGCTGCCCATTGCGGACTACCTCCGCCTGATTCGCATCTTCGTAAGCCTCGGCATCGAAAAGGTGCGCCTCACCGGCGGCGAGCCGCTGCTGCGGCACGGGCTGCTCGACCTGCTGCGGGAACTGAAGCCCCTGCGCACCCTCGACGGCGCGCCGCTCGACCTCGCACTCACCACCAACGGGCATCTGCTCGCCTCCATGGCGGAGCCGCTGCGCGAGGCCGGCCTGCAGCGCGTCACGGTCAGCATGGATGCCGTCGATCCTGATACTTTTCATCGCATCACGCGCGTGCCGGGCAGCTTTGAGCAGGTGCTGGCGGGCATTCGCGCCGCAAAGGCCGCAGGGCTTGAGCCCGTCAAGGTCAACTGTGTGCTGCTGCGCGGCTTCAACGATGACCAGGTTGTGCCCTTCGCAAAATTCTCCCGCGAAGAAGGCGTCATCGTGCGCTTCATCGAGTTCATGCCGCTCGAAGAGGACCGGCTCTGGACACCCGGCGTCGTCGTCTCCCTGCGCGAGATTGTCGATCGCCTGCAAACCTTCCGCCCCGTGCAGCGCCTCGTCCCCAACGCCGCCAGCGAGACCGCCGTGCGCTACACCTTCGACGATGGACTTGGCGAAATCGGCATCATCGCCCCGGTCTCGCAAGCCTTCTGCGGCCACTGCAGCCGCGTGCGCCTGACCTCAGACGGAAAGATCCGCACCTGCCTCTTCTCCCAGTCCGATCATGACGTCTACGGCGTGATGGAGCGCGGCGGCAGCGACGAAGACATAGCCGAGTTCATTCAGCGCACCATCCTGCACAAAGAAGCCCGCCACCACATCGGCGAACCCGGCTTCCTCAAGCCCTCCCGCAGCATGGTACACATCGGCGGCTAG
- a CDS encoding glycoside hydrolase domain-containing protein, with translation MPRLPTRRGKGTLAIALLLALFAGAPAQAHAAKSYLGFDQNLYPGDAALPILRHDFSYTGYWLNPPPGMKSNPWTGKRATLRQAGFGFLILFNGRLDHELRQSDAATLGAKDAAKAVRAARHEGFPPHALIFLDMEEGGRMLPEQLAYIGAWLQGVRAQGLRAGIYCSGIEVPDGPGKTISTARDLAEHFPATPLWVANDACPPAPGCVARALPPSQSGFASALVWQFAQSPRRRQFTSACAQTYARDGNCYAPQLPHSLLTAIDLNTSASPDPSGGR, from the coding sequence ATGCCACGCCTGCCCACGCGCAGAGGCAAGGGAACGCTCGCCATCGCCCTGCTGCTGGCGCTCTTCGCCGGAGCGCCAGCCCAGGCCCACGCGGCCAAAAGCTACCTTGGCTTTGACCAGAACCTCTACCCCGGCGATGCCGCGCTCCCCATCCTGCGTCACGACTTCTCCTACACCGGCTACTGGCTCAACCCTCCACCGGGGATGAAGTCAAACCCCTGGACCGGCAAACGCGCCACGCTGCGGCAGGCTGGCTTCGGCTTCCTGATTCTCTTCAATGGCCGGCTCGACCACGAGTTGCGCCAGTCAGACGCCGCCACACTCGGCGCAAAGGACGCAGCCAAGGCCGTCCGCGCCGCACGGCACGAGGGTTTCCCGCCCCATGCGCTCATCTTTCTCGATATGGAAGAAGGCGGCCGCATGCTGCCTGAGCAACTGGCCTATATCGGCGCGTGGCTTCAGGGCGTGCGCGCCCAGGGCCTGCGAGCCGGAATCTATTGCTCGGGCATCGAAGTACCCGACGGCCCCGGCAAAACCATCTCGACCGCACGTGATCTCGCCGAACACTTCCCCGCCACCCCTTTATGGGTCGCCAATGACGCCTGCCCGCCCGCGCCCGGCTGCGTGGCCCGCGCTCTGCCCCCCTCGCAAAGTGGATTTGCCTCGGCACTCGTCTGGCAATTCGCGCAATCGCCGCGCCGCCGGCAATTCACCTCGGCCTGCGCCCAAACTTATGCCCGCGACGGCAACTGCTACGCGCCACAACTGCCTCACTCCCTGTTGACCGCCATCGATCTGAATACCAGCGCCTCGCCCGACCCCTCCGGCGGCCGCTAA
- a CDS encoding ankyrin repeat domain-containing protein: MTHPVAVFEMMQRGNAEALAAALADHAQIAEARNEQGASLLRMAIYLRQPTMRDLLLPYFPEPDIFDAASLGDTARMDQLFAQDPSLLAAYSGDGWTPLHLAAAFGGAAAVEWLLDHGADVHACSHNTLANQPLHACVAIGGGPDALRALLNSGADGNATQQGGVTALHLAAANGDEEAVRILLVSGASKTARSDEGKLPAEYARERGHAAVAALLA; the protein is encoded by the coding sequence ATGACCCATCCGGTGGCAGTCTTTGAAATGATGCAGCGCGGCAATGCCGAGGCCCTCGCCGCCGCCCTTGCCGATCACGCCCAAATCGCCGAAGCCCGCAACGAGCAGGGCGCTTCCCTGCTGCGCATGGCCATCTATCTCAGGCAGCCCACCATGCGCGACCTGCTGCTGCCCTACTTTCCTGAGCCGGACATCTTCGACGCCGCCAGCCTGGGCGACACCGCCCGCATGGACCAGCTCTTCGCGCAGGACCCCTCGCTGCTCGCCGCATACTCCGGCGACGGATGGACACCCCTGCATCTCGCTGCAGCCTTTGGCGGCGCGGCTGCCGTCGAGTGGCTGCTCGATCACGGCGCGGACGTACACGCCTGCTCTCACAACACACTCGCGAATCAGCCGCTGCATGCCTGTGTCGCCATAGGCGGCGGCCCCGATGCCCTGCGGGCGCTGCTCAATAGCGGTGCGGACGGAAATGCCACCCAGCAGGGCGGCGTGACGGCCCTGCATCTGGCGGCGGCCAATGGCGACGAAGAAGCCGTGCGGATACTACTGGTCTCGGGCGCTTCCAAGACAGCGCGCAGTGACGAAGGCAAACTGCCCGCCGAATATGCGCGCGAGCGGGGCCATGCAGCCGTGGCCGCGCTGCTGGCCTAA
- a CDS encoding NUDIX domain-containing protein, with product MARPSQTSRPPRSQKRSAGLLLYRRHSALEVFLVHPGGPFWTHRDAGAWTLPKGELLPGENPLATAQREFQEETGFALPSRSPDDYLPLGTIRQLSGKLVHGWAAEGNCDPAALQSNLTEVEYPPRSGRKLTIPEVDRGAWFTMPQAQEKILPAQALFLTRLEETLARHS from the coding sequence ATGGCCAGACCATCTCAAACTTCACGACCACCGCGCTCCCAGAAGCGCAGCGCAGGCCTGCTGCTCTACCGCCGCCACAGCGCGCTTGAGGTCTTTCTCGTGCATCCGGGCGGCCCCTTCTGGACGCACCGCGACGCCGGTGCCTGGACCCTGCCCAAGGGCGAACTGCTCCCAGGCGAAAATCCGCTGGCGACGGCGCAGCGCGAGTTTCAGGAAGAAACCGGCTTCGCGCTTCCCTCCCGCAGCCCGGACGACTACCTGCCCCTCGGCACCATCCGCCAGTTGAGCGGCAAGCTCGTCCATGGATGGGCGGCTGAAGGCAACTGCGACCCCGCAGCGCTCCAGAGCAATCTCACCGAGGTGGAGTATCCGCCCCGCTCCGGCCGGAAGCTCACCATCCCCGAGGTCGATCGCGGCGCATGGTTCACCATGCCCCAGGCGCAGGAGAAGATTCTGCCCGCACAGGCGCTCTTCCTCACCCGGCTCGAAGAGACCCTGGCCCGCCATAGCTGA
- a CDS encoding TetR/AcrR family transcriptional regulator, which yields MNKGELTRQRIVATAAPLFNQRGFAGCSMQDVMEATGLEKGGIYRHFASKEELAAEVFEYCLAQAVKLRSDGVENIAGATDKLRYLISKFVDEPSPLPGGCPLLNTAVDADDGNPVLRKQVRQAFQDWRKRLTGILEQGIAAGEIDHEVSARQMANTIIGTLEGALMLSRIEKSREPLRDAQRSLETLLNTLRAQPTRYQKTGDSPSSQRMRLPATRRPGRKAL from the coding sequence ATGAACAAGGGCGAGCTGACGCGTCAACGGATCGTGGCCACGGCCGCGCCATTGTTCAATCAGCGGGGATTCGCCGGCTGCTCCATGCAGGACGTAATGGAGGCAACAGGACTCGAAAAGGGCGGCATTTACCGGCACTTTGCCAGCAAGGAAGAACTGGCCGCCGAGGTCTTTGAGTACTGCCTGGCGCAGGCCGTCAAGCTGCGCAGCGATGGCGTTGAAAATATAGCCGGCGCAACGGACAAGCTCCGCTACCTCATCAGCAAATTTGTGGACGAGCCTTCCCCGCTGCCGGGCGGATGCCCGCTTCTGAATACCGCCGTGGATGCCGATGATGGAAATCCAGTGTTGAGGAAGCAGGTGCGGCAGGCCTTTCAGGACTGGAGAAAGCGGTTGACTGGCATTTTGGAACAGGGCATCGCCGCCGGAGAGATCGACCACGAGGTCAGCGCCCGGCAGATGGCAAACACCATCATCGGCACGCTCGAGGGAGCGCTGATGCTCAGCCGCATCGAAAAGTCCCGAGAGCCTTTGCGCGATGCGCAGCGCTCACTCGAGACACTGTTGAACACGCTGCGGGCGCAGCCCACGCGCTACCAAAAAACTGGCGATTCTCCCAGCAGCCAGCGCATGCGTCTTCCGGCTACACGCAGGCCGGGCAGAAAAGCTCTTTGA
- a CDS encoding DHA2 family efflux MFS transporter permease subunit, with protein MAATATLLPETLAPKKLAARAAINPWVIALTVTLATFMELLDTSIANVSLPYIAGGLGRSYDEVTWILTTYLVANAVVLPMSAWLSRVFGRKTYYMACVALFTVTSFFCGIAPSLNVILIARILQGIGGGGLAPVEQAILVDTFPANKRASAFALYTVAIVTAPAIGPVLGGWITDNFSWRWVFFINIPIGLLSLFLTNRFVHDPPQFQEERRSARIAGKLRIDGVGIALIGIGSAALEVTLDRGQIDDWFGSTFICWALSIAITCLVAAIVWELRQKDPIIDLHLLRSRNFAIASFLYFLFGFGLFGSTTMIPQLLQSLYGYRATDAGLVLGPGAFVITMLAPVGAQLVQRGIVAARTLLFFALITVGLSFLYYSHFNLATDYDHYAWARALQGLGYAFFFVPLSVITYSQLRPDQNNRASSITNFFRNWGGSFGVAFITTMTERRQNFHQAVLGASLTGPSLWLQQAVHRMAGYLAARGLSPGDALHYANAIYYQRLEDQARLLAFMDCFHVMGILTLIAAPLVLLTRSFRAGGKAPEGH; from the coding sequence ATGGCCGCCACCGCAACGCTTTTACCTGAGACTCTGGCGCCCAAGAAGCTGGCGGCCCGTGCGGCGATTAATCCCTGGGTGATCGCATTGACCGTGACGCTGGCGACGTTCATGGAGCTGCTGGATACCTCCATCGCCAACGTATCGCTGCCCTATATTGCGGGTGGCCTGGGGCGCTCTTACGACGAGGTGACCTGGATATTGACGACCTATCTGGTGGCCAACGCCGTGGTACTGCCCATGTCGGCGTGGCTGTCACGGGTCTTTGGCCGCAAGACTTACTACATGGCCTGTGTGGCGCTCTTCACGGTGACGTCGTTCTTCTGCGGCATTGCTCCCAGCCTCAACGTCATCCTGATTGCCCGCATTCTTCAAGGCATCGGCGGCGGCGGGCTTGCGCCTGTGGAGCAGGCCATTCTGGTCGATACCTTTCCGGCGAACAAGCGAGCTTCCGCGTTCGCGCTTTATACCGTCGCGATTGTGACCGCGCCGGCGATTGGGCCGGTTCTGGGCGGTTGGATCACGGACAACTTCAGTTGGCGCTGGGTCTTCTTCATCAACATCCCGATCGGCTTGCTCTCACTCTTTCTTACCAACCGCTTTGTGCATGACCCTCCGCAGTTTCAGGAGGAACGCCGCTCGGCCCGTATCGCGGGAAAGCTGCGGATCGATGGGGTTGGCATTGCGCTGATCGGGATAGGGTCTGCCGCGCTCGAAGTCACGCTGGATCGCGGCCAGATCGACGACTGGTTCGGGTCCACGTTCATCTGCTGGGCCTTGAGCATCGCCATAACGTGCCTGGTGGCGGCGATTGTGTGGGAGCTGCGGCAGAAAGATCCCATCATTGATCTGCACCTGCTTCGAAGCCGCAATTTTGCCATCGCATCCTTTCTGTACTTTCTTTTCGGCTTTGGGCTCTTCGGCTCGACGACCATGATTCCGCAACTGCTGCAGTCGCTTTATGGCTACCGCGCCACCGATGCTGGACTGGTGCTGGGTCCGGGAGCCTTTGTCATCACCATGCTCGCTCCCGTAGGTGCGCAACTGGTGCAGCGCGGCATCGTCGCGGCCCGTACGCTGCTCTTCTTCGCGCTGATTACGGTTGGTCTCTCGTTTCTGTATTACAGCCACTTCAACCTGGCGACGGATTACGACCACTATGCCTGGGCGCGCGCCCTGCAGGGGCTGGGATATGCCTTTTTCTTCGTTCCGCTCTCGGTGATCACGTATTCGCAGTTGCGCCCGGATCAGAACAATCGCGCCTCCTCCATCACCAATTTCTTTCGAAACTGGGGCGGCAGCTTCGGCGTGGCCTTCATCACGACCATGACCGAGCGCCGCCAGAACTTCCATCAAGCCGTGCTGGGGGCGAGCCTGACGGGCCCTTCGCTCTGGCTGCAGCAGGCGGTTCACCGCATGGCCGGGTATCTCGCAGCACGTGGATTGAGCCCCGGGGATGCTCTGCATTACGCAAATGCCATTTATTATCAGAGGCTTGAGGATCAAGCACGCCTTCTGGCTTTTATGGACTGTTTTCATGTCATGGGGATACTGACCCTGATTGCGGCCCCGCTGGTGCTCTTGACCCGGTCGTTCCGGGCGGGAGGAAAAGCTCCGGAAGGGCATTGA
- the rplM gene encoding 50S ribosomal protein L13, which produces MSTYFPSSHDISRKWFVVDASGKTLGRLATEAARVLSGKNSPKYTPFMDMGDHVIVINAEKIRLTGLKSQQKVYRRYTGFPGGLREESFTRLLQRKPEKIVEEAIKGMLPKTKLGRKMASKLNVYKGDQHPHAAQQPQPLEINA; this is translated from the coding sequence ATGTCGACGTATTTTCCGAGCTCGCATGACATTAGCCGGAAGTGGTTTGTAGTAGACGCCAGCGGCAAGACGCTGGGCCGTCTCGCCACCGAAGCGGCCCGCGTGCTGAGCGGCAAGAACAGCCCGAAGTACACGCCCTTCATGGACATGGGCGATCACGTGATCGTGATTAACGCGGAGAAGATTCGCCTGACCGGCCTGAAGAGCCAGCAGAAGGTCTATCGCCGTTACACGGGCTTCCCCGGCGGCCTGCGCGAAGAGTCGTTCACGCGCCTGCTGCAGCGCAAGCCGGAAAAGATTGTGGAAGAGGCGATCAAGGGCATGCTGCCCAAGACCAAACTGGGCCGCAAGATGGCGTCGAAGCTGAACGTGTACAAGGGCGATCAGCATCCGCATGCCGCGCAGCAGCCCCAGCCGCTTGAGATCAACGCGTAA
- the rpsI gene encoding 30S ribosomal protein S9 has translation MADLIQYYGTGRRKSAIARVFLRPGSGEFVVNGKPFETYFVTEQQRAAAKKSLAVAEMLSTFDVVTTVSGGGVAAQADAVKMGSARALIEFNAELRKALKAEGLLSRDARAKERKKYGQKGARKRFQFSKR, from the coding sequence ATGGCAGATTTGATTCAGTATTACGGAACGGGACGCCGCAAGTCGGCGATCGCCCGCGTCTTCCTGCGCCCCGGCAGCGGGGAATTCGTCGTCAACGGCAAGCCCTTTGAGACCTACTTCGTCACCGAGCAGCAGCGCGCGGCCGCCAAGAAGTCCCTGGCCGTGGCCGAGATGCTCTCGACCTTCGACGTGGTCACCACGGTTTCCGGCGGCGGCGTGGCCGCGCAGGCCGATGCCGTCAAGATGGGCTCCGCCCGCGCTCTGATCGAGTTCAACGCCGAATTGCGCAAGGCGCTCAAGGCGGAAGGCCTGCTCTCGCGCGATGCCCGCGCCAAGGAACGCAAGAAGTACGGCCAGAAGGGCGCACGCAAGCGGTTCCAGTTCAGCAAGCGCTAA
- the rpsB gene encoding 30S ribosomal protein S2 translates to MANITMKELLEAGVHFGHQTKRWDPRMKEYIFGERNGIYIIDLQKTLKMFKDASKYVTDMCAQGKVILFVGTKRQAQDAIAEEANRCGMYYINNRWLGGLLTNWVTVQKSVKRLQELDEMATDGRYDLLTKKEVIRLERERKHLQANLAGIKNMRRLPDAIFVVDSNNEAIAVKEARKLGIPVVAVVDTNCDPTVVDYVIPGNDDALRAIRLFTSKIADSVIEGVQMVGDKQFAAEMEGVNTDVQAVAEGEEAPAAEVAAPVAEAAAETEDVDLEAALGGGIRKSPAVVNALDEAEAAESL, encoded by the coding sequence TTGGCCAACATCACCATGAAGGAGCTGCTCGAAGCAGGTGTTCACTTCGGGCATCAGACCAAGCGTTGGGATCCGCGGATGAAGGAGTACATCTTCGGCGAGCGCAACGGCATTTACATCATCGACCTGCAGAAGACGCTCAAGATGTTCAAGGACGCGAGCAAGTACGTCACGGACATGTGCGCGCAGGGCAAAGTGATTCTGTTTGTCGGCACCAAGCGCCAGGCGCAGGACGCCATCGCCGAAGAGGCGAACCGCTGCGGGATGTATTACATCAACAACCGCTGGCTGGGTGGTCTGCTGACCAACTGGGTGACCGTGCAGAAGTCGGTGAAGCGCCTTCAGGAACTCGATGAGATGGCCACGGACGGCCGTTACGATCTGCTGACCAAGAAGGAAGTGATTCGCCTCGAGCGCGAGCGCAAGCATCTGCAGGCCAACCTGGCCGGCATCAAGAACATGCGCCGCCTGCCCGATGCCATCTTCGTGGTGGACTCGAACAACGAAGCGATTGCCGTCAAGGAAGCCCGCAAGCTGGGCATTCCCGTGGTCGCCGTGGTCGATACCAACTGCGATCCGACGGTGGTGGATTACGTGATTCCGGGCAACGATGACGCGCTGCGCGCCATCCGCCTCTTCACCTCGAAGATTGCCGATTCGGTGATCGAGGGCGTGCAGATGGTCGGCGACAAGCAGTTCGCCGCCGAGATGGAGGGCGTCAACACGGATGTGCAGGCTGTGGCCGAGGGCGAGGAAGCTCCTGCCGCGGAAGTTGCTGCCCCCGTAGCCGAAGCTGCCGCCGAGACCGAGGATGTCGATCTGGAGGCCGCTCTGGGTGGCGGCATTCGCAAGTCGCCCGCCGTGGTCAACGCGCTGGATGAGGCCGAGGCCGCCGAGAGCCTTTAA
- the tsf gene encoding translation elongation factor Ts, with translation MSTVSEKIDAKLVKELRDNSGAPMGDCLKALQESKGNMEEAFVILRKRGMASAQKKASRTTNEGAVGTYIHAGGKIGVLLEVNCESDFVARTEDFQELLKDIAMHIAATDPRYIRPEDVTAEDLEREKEIFRAQAAATGKPAPVVEKIVEGKMSKFYEEVCLLEQPFIKEQSLSIKDLIAQKVGKLGENITVRRFARFKVGDPNWTVAQVKVSEEAASEE, from the coding sequence ATGTCGACAGTGAGTGAGAAGATTGATGCAAAGCTCGTCAAGGAGCTGAGGGACAATTCAGGCGCGCCCATGGGCGACTGCCTGAAGGCGCTGCAGGAGTCAAAGGGCAACATGGAAGAGGCCTTTGTGATTCTGCGCAAGCGCGGCATGGCCTCGGCGCAAAAGAAGGCTTCGCGCACCACGAACGAGGGCGCGGTGGGCACCTACATTCATGCCGGTGGCAAGATTGGCGTGCTGCTTGAAGTGAACTGCGAGAGCGATTTTGTCGCCCGCACCGAAGACTTTCAGGAACTGCTCAAGGACATCGCGATGCACATCGCGGCGACCGATCCGCGCTACATCCGTCCGGAAGATGTGACGGCCGAAGATCTGGAACGGGAGAAGGAAATCTTCCGCGCGCAGGCGGCGGCCACCGGCAAGCCGGCTCCGGTTGTGGAGAAGATTGTCGAAGGCAAGATGAGCAAGTTCTACGAGGAGGTTTGCCTGCTGGAGCAGCCCTTCATCAAGGAGCAGAGCCTCTCGATCAAGGACCTCATCGCGCAGAAGGTCGGCAAGCTCGGCGAGAACATCACCGTGCGCCGCTTCGCGCGCTTCAAGGTCGGCGACCCCAACTGGACGGTCGCGCAGGTCAAGGTGAGCGAAGAAGCCGCCAGCGAAGAGTAA